The Rattus rattus isolate New Zealand chromosome X, Rrattus_CSIRO_v1, whole genome shotgun sequence genome has a window encoding:
- the LOC116888114 gene encoding LOW QUALITY PROTEIN: homeobox protein Rhox13-like (The sequence of the model RefSeq protein was modified relative to this genomic sequence to represent the inferred CDS: substituted 1 base at 1 genomic stop codon), with the protein MAQRVSFDHNYYFMECEEETNAGVQARAVASTSTMEASGAMAVAQAGAACRSYASRGTIGYSAVYEPNAKGDPKQESESDTDESYDDEDDDEDDGDEDDLSTSDQDSSDPEQEEAALFVAAAAPPIAPAAAIQIAPPVPPGLRHRRHRRGSPPLPRCGREMESLFGXPVPDVLTRGELARTLNVPDVKVKMWFSNRRAKQRKNERQAMLRNMPSGAEDFIFMTDVEEPC; encoded by the exons ATGGCCCAGAGGGTCTCTTTTGACCACAACTATTACTTTATGGAGTGTGAGGAGGAAACAAATGCTGGCGTCCAGGCACGGGCCGTGGCCTCCACCTCAACCATGGAGGCCTCGGGCGCTATGGCGGTGGCGCAGGCAGGGGCAGCGTGCAGGAGCTATGCCAGTCGAGGAACCATAGGCTATTCCGCTGTGTATGAGCCAAATGCCAAGGGTGATCCGAAACAGGAGAGTGAGAGCGACACGGACGAGAGTTacgatgatgaagatgatgatgaagatgacgGTGATGAAGATGACTTGAGCACCAGCGACCAGGATAGTTCAGATCCTGAGCAGGAGGAGGCAGCTCTttttgtggctgctgctgctcctccaaTTGCTCCTGCTGCTGCGATTCAGATTGCCCCACCCGTTCCGCCCGGCTTGCGACACCGGCGCCATCGGCGTGGCTCCCCACCTCTTCCGCGGTGTGGTCGAGAAATGGAAAGCCTGTTTGGGTGACCCGTGCCGGATGTGCTTACAAG GGGAGAGCTTGCAAGAACTTTGAATGTGCCTGACGTCAAAGTGAAG ATGTGGTTTAGCAATCGGAGAGCCAAGCAGAGGAAGAATGAGAGACAAGCAATGCTGAGAAATATGCCATCTGGTGCTGAAGACTTCATTTTCATGACGGATGTGGAAGAGCCTTGTTAA